A genome region from Hevea brasiliensis isolate MT/VB/25A 57/8 chromosome 7, ASM3005281v1, whole genome shotgun sequence includes the following:
- the LOC131181337 gene encoding uncharacterized protein LOC131181337, translating to MLAAILSPSSATRVFTPTTLHKPPTTFSFLRPFSLPLSASRFQVRAMADSASAPAPFKKIAIHRDDTTFDAYVVGKEDAPGIVVLQEWWGVDFEIKNHAVKISQLDPGFKALIPDLYRGKVGLDVAEAQHLMEGLDWQGAVKDIRASVNWLKANGSKKVCVQIFYIFSRIIILWLTATVGVTGFCMGGALSIASSVLVPEVDAVVAFYGVPSSELADPAQAKAPVQAHFGELDNFVGFSDVTAAKALEEKLKASGIPYEVHIYPGNAHAFMNRSDEGVKRRKSMGMPDEDEAAVELGWSRFKTWMTRYLSA from the exons ATGCTAGCAGCTATACTGTCACCATCATCGGCTACGCGAGTTTTCACCCCAACTACTCTACATAAACCTCCCACCACTTTCTCTTTTCTGCGGCCATTTTCTCTTCCTCTCTCCGCTTCCCGGTTTCAAGTTCGTGCAATGGCTGACTCTGCCTCTGCCCCTGCCCCCTTCAAAAAAATCGCAATCCATAGAGACGATACT ACTTTTGATGCGTACGTGGTGGGCAAAGAAGATGCTCCTGGGATTGTTGTGCTTCAAGAGTGGTGGGGTGTGGATTTTGAGATCAAGAACCATGCTGTGAAAATATCCCAACTGGACCCTGGGTTTAAGGCGCTTATCCCTGA TTTATATCGAGGAAAGGTAGGCTTGGATGTTGCTGAAGCTCAACATTTGATGGAAGGCCTTGATTGGCAAGGCGCAGTTAAGGATATCCGTGCTTCTGTTAATTGGCTCAAGGCTAATGGCTCAAAGAAGGTTTG TGTGCAGATATTCTATATTTTTTCAAGGATCA TAATTTTGTGGCTTACTGCAACAGTAGGAGTAACTGGATTTTGCATGGGAGGTGCTCTTTCAATTGCAAGTTCTGTCTTGGTTCCAGAGGTTGATGCAGTTGTCGCATTTTATGGTGTTCCTTCATCAGAGCTTGCAGACCCTGCCCAGGCTAAGGCACCTGTTCAGGCTCACTTTGGAGAGCTCGATAACTTTGTTGGCTTTTCAGATGTGACG gcaGCCAAGGCTTTAGAGGAAAAGCTGAAAGCATCAGGAATTCCTTATGAGGTACACATTTATCCAGGCAATGCACATGCTTTTATGAACAGGTCTGATGAAGGCGTTAAGAGGAGGAAGAGCATGGGAATGCCTGATGAGGATGAAGCTGCTGTTGAGCTGGGATGGTCTCGCTTCAAAACCTGGATGACTCGCTACTTATCTGCATAA